In Drechmeria coniospora strain ARSEF 6962 chromosome 03, whole genome shotgun sequence, the DNA window CAGCTGGCGGTCCGAACGCAAAGTACGACACCATCGTCCAGACCTTTGGCCTCTGCTCCGTTTCCGACCCGGTCGGCGTCCTGTCCAatctcgcctcggccatcaAGCCCGGCACCGGCCGCATCATCCTGCTGGAACACGGAAAGGGCTGGTACGGAATCGTCAACGGTCTCCTGGACAAGAACGCAGGAAAACATTTCGAAAAGTACGGCTGCTGGTGGAACCGAGACatcgaggccctcgtcgacgaggcggtgcAAAGGACGCCAGGTTTGGAGCTCGTCAAGCTGAGCCGACCCATCATGTTGCAGATGGGAACTCTCGTCTGGATCGAGCTCCGCGTGGCGGACCGGCCATGATACGACCCCTCCCTGTGGCCGCGGGACCTCGGCTCGTTGCATTCCTCACCCACCACCTCCCATCGACGCGTGCACGACGGAGCGGGTGGGACGGACACGGCAACATCATCGGCTGTGACGACGAAAAATCAAATCATATAATGTAAATTTGGAGATTTTCCCGTGTATTTGCAAGAAGTTGCGCCCGGCAAACCAGTCTCCCATCTTTTCGTGCCTCGTGGTGTAGGCAAGGCGAAAACGACACATCTAtagatacatgtacttttacaACCACAACTTTTGGCTCCGTCAGTTGGTCGTGAAAGAAGAAGGAAAAAAGCAAGAAATCAAAAGCGCTGCCTCGCAAGACAAAGGTCCATTTTGCGGCGAGTAATATTCTCCAAACTCCCTGCGCTTGTCGCCATTCCGATACAAAGGACATGATGAAACTAGCAGCCGTCGAACAgaccgtcgagctcgtcgattTCGATGGTCTCGGCGCCGTGCTCCCACTGGATCATCTCGTGAAACTTGAGCCACTggtcggcctcgtcttcctTGCGCACGCTGAACTGCACGCTCGGTTTCATGGCCGGGCTCATGAGGAaggccgtcgtggcgccGAGGCGGGTGTCGCCGAACCACACGTCGTCCCGGTAGCCGtactcgacggccgagtttcgctcgacggcgtcgggggCGGGCGCCTCCTTGCTCAGCTTGCGTCTCTGCAGCACGTCGGCCGTCTGGGTGAACTCGCGCTCGTCCCTCTCGAGGGGCGGGGAATCGTGGCGCATGTCTCTCGAATGCTTCAGGTGGCGCGTCTTGAAggagccgacgagggccATGGGCATGGtcatgtcgtcggcgtcgtcgaactCGGGAGCCGACAGGTCGATCTCGGGCGACGGGCTCAGGATCCTGCGGCGGGATTCGACATCGTCGGAGCCCGAGTCGTCCGTCAGGGAGACCGAgggcgtgacgacggcgacggcgggcgtcGCGGGTTGGGCGATGCCGGGGTCGGGCAGCGACTGGCGCGGGCACGTCGTGAGGAAGAAGTAGGTTCGGCGGGGGTGAACCGtctcgagctccttggcGAGCGGGCAGGGTTTCGACGAAGACCAGCAGGGGCGCTTCATGAAGGAGGTGAGGCGGGAGGAGATGATGGCGCACGGGTTCGCCGATCTGGAAGGACAAGAGTCAGTCAGCGAGTGTGTCGGGGTGGCGagcgcggccgagggcgggaGAAGTCAACGTACTGTTGGACCGACGTCAGCGACTGGGACAGGACGGTGGCGAGCTCCTTGATCAGATGGGGTCGGTTGGCCGTCGACCGAAGCTGGACGACGGAGGCCtcgacgatgtcgtcgttgATGCTGGCGAGGTCGATCTTGggcacgacgccggcgtcggccatctCTATGCTGGCCGCCGGTttcggcgagggaggcggcgtgtgctcgacgacggcgtcggccgaggcggcgacggggccaTCGTGGGACTTTTTCAGGCGCTTGCTCGGATGTGAATCGGGCGACCGGGCGCGGGCGTCGGACGAgtgcgacgacgaggatgcgggCAGGGACAGGCGACCAGCGCTCTTGGAGGCAGCGGCACGGGCGGCGTGCGTCATGGGGATGTGGATGCCCAGGCTGGGCAGGGAGAGCGACTTTCGGCGCGTGTTGTACGGCATGTTGGGTGCGTATCCGTCAGTCGTCGATCCGTCGTCCTTGGTCGtcgatgggatgggatggaaACGGGagagcgagggcggcgaggcagggCGATACCGTCGGACGTGGGAGGAACGACTTCGAGTCggcgcggcgaggcgaggcaggcaggcgagacgaggtgacgagacgaggccggcgaggaggcgcgcGTGAGGTGAGGACGGAGGGACcagggggaggaggaggggggggggagggggggagggtcGATCTCGCAAAAGgagagctcgtcggcgagtgcgagtgcggAGGGATTATTATATAGAAGAACGAAGGAGAGAGAttcacgacgacggcacgcaGGCGTATCGTGAACCGGCCGGAGGTTGCGggaaggaaaggaaaggaggGAGTTTCACGGCAACGGACGTTGgactcgtgctcgtcggttGCGGCAGCAGGGGGCGAAGGTGGTGGtgactcgtcgtcgtcgccgtcgtcgtcggcgtcgtggtaGGTAGTGAAAGGGAGGAcaggatgggatgggatggggaACGGGGGCCCTGGCGACGACTCAACAAGGGGAGGCGAGCTGCTCAGGCGATTTTTGGCGTTGGCCGGGAGGAAGGCAGCAGcgagcgagcagcagcagcaccagcttgaactttttttttctttcccCCTGCATCCTATTGGCCGGCAACTGGATGCAAGCCTGCCGAAGTGGGTACCGTAGCGCGAGTGGGGCGGTACCAAGAGGCAGGAGGACCTTGTTGTTGGTCTTGCCTGCCATGTGCTATGCCCGATGCAGGCGAAAAGGGAGGTGCATTCCACGCGCTTGCACTCTTTTGTCATGGTTGACGGGAAGATGCGCTAAAAAAGGGTACGTACCGACCTGTTATTCCTCCTCCGCCCGCTCTGCCTATCAACTCGCCTCCGCGAGGGCCGTGAGGGCTCCGTGGCTGGCAGGGCAAGGCGTGGGTGTGGGTGCGGGCGGAGGGGTGTGTGGGTGTGGAGGCTGTGCGTCGTGGTTCATTTGTCTCGACAAGAGTCGTACGTTCGTTTGCTCGCTTGTTCGTtcgtcgacggtgaaggAAGTCGGTTGGTATTACCTGTCTGGAGCTGTGCAGGCCTCgcagtgcaggtacttgtaggtgcactgGTCTGGTCTGGTCTGGTCTGGTCTTCTCTGGtctgcactgcactgcactgcacgcactgtactccgtacttgtgctgtaattacatgttCCGAACCACTGCCACGCTCTTGTCTTGATGGATGGGTTTTGAACTCGTCGGAATCGGCGTACGGCAAGCACTCGCAGAggtgcttgtaagtacgagAGCACAGcaaagcaagtacaccaaaCGCAAGCTTCACAGTACATAATTGCACAACACCTccaagtacctacaagtactgcacgcAATCGCATGCGCACCTACCGACGTAGCGGCGGCGGTACGGCTCTCTCATTCGCTCCGTTGCCTCCGTCCGTTCGCTCCCTCCAAGCCTTCCAAGCCCCCCCAAGCCCTCCAAGGCCTCGCGGGCCGCTGACAGCAAACTCAAAAAGGGCAAAATGGACGGACGCGTCTGCGTGGCGGTCGTCTCGTTTGCTCCTCGAACGTTCATGTCGAACCAGGGCTGAGACGAGtagccgacgacgctgacgaTGATGGACCAACTGGTCGCGCGCACGCGCATGCACGAGCACGCACTCACGGCCACGATGCTTGCGCGAGGCCAGCCGTCTGTCCGGAATCCCAATCCCGACTCCAATCCAGGGACCTCCTTTTTGTCGCAAGCGACCCGCCATGTTACGACGGATGCTTGAGACAGGGGGCGGGGCCCATGCCCTGCAGTAGGCTGCAGCGCGAGCGCATCTTGCAtgctacctagtacccacaagtacctgtatactggacttgtacttgggaCATctgggtgtactgtacgtactggcTACCTTaggtacctgcatgtacttagtgtactgcacttgtaccgtacagtagcTGCGAGTGGTGACGGGAGCGTCGGCAGCCTGGAGGAGGGGGAAGtagcgcaagtacttgtgttGATAAGGAataccgtaagtacttgtacaagtatacttgagaacggaggacggagtacttgtacttggtactcggtacctgcGCTGACTAGGCACCACACCTAGTCCAAGGAACTAGTcataggtacggagtacggagtaattacttctaggacctacctacctaggcaCATGTACCAGGGCGTGGCGGGGTACGAACGACGACCGCAGCAGCTGTCCCTGACGCAGTTGTCATCGTGAgacttacatgtacatgtacatgcaagtacggagtaccctgtacggagtaataggCAATACCTGGTGATATCCTTCgtaccttggtaggtactTCTTcttagtacagtacgagtacttaaTACAAGtcagtaagtacctagtactccgtactctgtactccgtactccgtacttgagtagtaATTCCTGTACGCTGTGGTGAAACCGAACCTgttctgtacaagtacccaAGTACCCCGTCCTGTAATTAGCAAGTATTTAAATACTTAGTTCCTCATTTACGAAAGAGGAGCCATATtcttgcacggagtactccgtacggagcgcgGCAAGTATAttagctacaagtactccctactccctactccgtatagtATCCTAATACGTGCAAAGTCCGGAACACGATACTCCGAACAGAGAgtggagtacaagtactcgcagcACCTACTTGAATACTGCGCTTGTACATAGACACgaagcaagtattattactgtacttgtactgtatttactcATACTACTTGCACCCGCACAATGCTCCGAACATGTatttaatacttactccgcacagtactccatacacctacttgcaggTCATCTGCACGCTGTACGGTATCTTTACTGCGCATCTACTCTCACTTCAAGGCACAAACGCAGGCGGGAGTGCAGTGTACGAGGGTGAACATGTCCGTAACGGATATGCCTGTGCATTGTGGCACAGAGTATCGAAGGACACCCTCCTTGTCCCGCTACTTACAGGTTACGAGTCACGGATTCAGAGTACTTACGGCGAGTCGTGACTGTTCGCCTCGGTACCCGCCATCCGTACCAATGCTGGGCACGCACATCATtcatactaggtactaaccttaggtactaggtacctagtaattaaGGTACCTAACCTACCTGTAATTAGCGGTCCTCTGCCTGCCAACAGCGAGCGA includes these proteins:
- a CDS encoding mucin, with protein sequence MPYNTRRKSLSLPSLGIHIPMTHAARAAASKSAGRLSLPASSSSHSSDARARSPDSHPSKRLKKSHDGPVAASADAVVEHTPPPSPKPAASIEMADAGVVPKIDLASINDDIVEASVVQLRSTANRPHLIKELATVLSQSLTSVQQSANPCAIISSRLTSFMKRPCWSSSKPCPLAKELETVHPRRTYFFLTTCPRQSLPDPGIAQPATPAVAVVTPSVSLTDDSGSDDVESRRRILSPSPEIDLSAPEFDDADDMTMPMALVGSFKTRHLKHSRDMRHDSPPLERDEREFTQTADVLQRRKLSKEAPAPDAVERNSAVEYGYRDDVWFGDTRLGATTAFLMSPAMKPSVQFSVRKEDEADQWLKFHEMIQWEHGAETIEIDELDGLFDGC